TTTTATACTAGGCCTCATCCCCATGTTCGGATGGcacacaaaaaacaacacaacaactcATAACACCACTATTATGTGTGATTTCATCAAGGTTATAGACATGTCCTACATGGTCAACTTCAACTTCCTCGCTTGCATCTTTACACCCACCATCCTCATGATGATCCTGTATTTGTTACTCTTCAATATGATATCCAAACAACTGAGAAAAGGAGTCGGGAACCGCGCGGAGTCCACGTCATTTTACCATAAAGAGCGTAAACTGGCCAATTCTCTGGCTTTGGTTCTGGTCCTGTTTGTGGTTTGTTGGCTCCCGCTGCACATAATGAATGCGATGGAACACTACCTAAGTGTAAAAGTGCCCGGTGTCGCCATTCACATCGGCATCCTCCTCTCTCACGCTAACTCCGCCGTTAACCCCATAGTGTACGCATTCAAGGTCCCTAAGATTAAGATGGCATATAAGAGCATCCTCATGAAGCTGACAACCTCGGAGGAGAACAGAGATATACAGAATTCGGATAACACCTAGAACAGCACCGCCAGATGCAGCATGAAAGCCAAACCAAAGGTCATTCTGATCGCAAATCAGGACGGTTAGCATAAGACTGCCATCACGTACAATAAGACAGGCTAGAAGTAAAAAGAAATAGCCAGCAGTGGATTTGTATATGCCTTGTTTCTAAATTAGAATATTCGTCTTGAGTTTTTAGCTCCAAAATACACTGTAATTCTAGTGTTGTCATATTTGTAATTAACAAAAGAATGTAAAACTGCACTGAGATACCTAAAAAACACCAACTGTAGAATGAAGAGGCTGAAATGTTTTTCATGAATTTCTGATAtggtatatatgtataaaatttatTACTAAAATATCTGTAGAATAtcttttatacaattatttgtttTGCGTTACTTAACTTTTTATGACAACTGGCCCAGGTATAGTCAACATGTGTTTCAATGAACAGTGTATacctgtattgtttttttttttttgtttttttttatctcaccaaCAGTCTTAgccataaataatataaataaactactGTTAAAGCCTGgtgtcagtaagacttttttgaatgaatgaaattattactttaattcagcaaggaagTATTACATTGAagtgacagtaaatgcatttaaatgttacaaaaaattatatttcggATAAATTTAGAACTTTCTATGGTAATTCATAAATTgtcaaattgtttaatttgttatGTCTCGTGCTATCATTAAAATATAATGGTATCTGTGCCTTTTTACAAATTACTTtgaataaaaaagtttatttactagttatttttttaaggtatttACTATTTGGACCCTTAATTTCAACAATCTAAATATTCcaaaaattaaaagtttgttgttATTTGGAAGTGTGTAGGCCTTCTTGCAGTTTATGCTGTTACATTATGATTTTATATTCAGTGGCATGAAATggtctttaaaatgacaataataaagaTTATTTCTGGGGCAATATATTGCACAACAAAAATCGAGACAGACCTACATGTCATCGTGATGAAAGAGGACGAGAAACTGACACAGTCATTCtgagccttttttttattttattttttttattgagccATAATGTGCAGCATGTCAGACCTTCCACACCCTTCCTTTATAACTTCATAAATTTCAAAGTTAAAACATCagccacacaaaaatgaaaattttgcaaAGTCATTTTtcacaccctcatgttgtttcaaacgtgtaagaatttctttcttctgtgaaagatGAGGTTTTAGGAGTTTGTCTAGGCAGAGTGCTCTT
This genomic stretch from Carassius gibelio isolate Cgi1373 ecotype wild population from Czech Republic chromosome B6, carGib1.2-hapl.c, whole genome shotgun sequence harbors:
- the LOC127959953 gene encoding adenosine receptor A1-like, yielding MSDSEKVVYTSLEVLIAAGCCLGNMLVIWAVWSCRAISQTTFCFVVSLAVADLLVGAVAVPLAVVVDGRLETSFYGCLFFSCVIIVLTQASVHSLLAIAVDRYLRVYNPLRYRGAVRKKHLWAAVTVCWLSAFILGLIPMFGWHTKNNTTTHNTTIMCDFIKVIDMSYMVNFNFLACIFTPTILMMILYLLLFNMISKQLRKGVGNRAESTSFYHKERKLANSLALVLVLFVVCWLPLHIMNAMEHYLSVKVPGVAIHIGILLSHANSAVNPIVYAFKVPKIKMAYKSILMKLTTSEENRDIQNSDNT